One region of Armigeres subalbatus isolate Guangzhou_Male chromosome 3, GZ_Asu_2, whole genome shotgun sequence genomic DNA includes:
- the LOC134224023 gene encoding alkaline phosphatase 4-like — MNFINLLAFETVLHPSRIMFILWKLVLFSFLGLLICDISVVIGGVFKSPNKDDALFWRQHAESYLKRVLQYEPHRVNGAGVARNVIIFIGDGMGIASLSTGRIYKGQLAGRSGEEENLSFDHFENTGFSKTYNTDRQVPDSAGTATAMFTGVKTKSGYIGVDYSATVDNELATSVSNIMEWAQAVGKRTGIVTTTTVTHATPAATYAHSSDRSWECESKIPSNARNKTKDIARQLVENAPGSKMNVILGGGRSPFGASIPEHTKPTFTLTGAVDNTCVREDGRNLVKDWLLSKAGSSAAYVWNTAELMDAEVDDLDYLLGLFADNHMSFERVRDTSEEGEPSLADMTEKAIRVLKRKHSEGFVLMVEGGRIDHGHHQNHAHLALREVVELDRAVERALGMVNLDDTLIMITADHSHSMTFNGYPDRGNDILGFASRPDKEPYETISYANGPGFKTHRVNGTSDQLSNLGTWIPVETMDRSAVNYHHLSGFYLSDETHGGEDVAVFATGPGSSLVRGTFEQNYIAYVMSYAGCMGPAKRLNEECLQKERPSLGGARSISSVSPKLFICIMFSLFLKLF, encoded by the exons atgaatttcataaaCCTGTTAGCATTTGAAACAGTTTTACACCCCTCAAGAATAATGTTCATCCTATGGAAATTGGTACTTTTTAGCTTTTTGGGGCTTCTTATCTGTGATATTAGTGTAGTTATTGGTGGTGTGTTCAAATCACCCAACAAGGATG atgcGCTGTTCTGGCGCCAGCATGCCGAATCCTACCTGAAGCGAGTTCTCCAGTACGAACCACACAGGGTGAATGGCGCAGGAGTTGCGCGGAATGTGATCATCTTCATCGGCGATGGCATGGGCATTGCATCCCTCAGCACCGGGCGCATTTACAAAGGTCAACTGGCGGGCCGATCGGGCGAGGAGGAAAACCTAAGCTTCGATCACTTTGAGAATACGGGCTTCTCGAAGACGTACAACACAGATCGGCAGGTGCCGGATTCGGCAGGCACGGCTACGGCCATGTTTACCGGGGTGAAGACCAAGTCCGGATACATCGGGGTCGACTACTCAGCAACGGTGGACAACGAGCTGGCCACAAGCGTTTCGAATATTATGGAGTGGGCGCAGGCCGTGGGTAAACGTACCGGGATCGTGACTACGACTACAGTTACACATGCAACTCCAGCGGCAACGTACGCACATTCCTCGGACAGAAGTTGGGAGTGTGAGAGTAAAATTCCGTCGAATGCGCGAAATAAAACCAAAGACATCGCTCGACAGTTGGTGGAGAATGCTCCTGGAAGTAAGATGAACGTAATTTTGGGTGGTGGTCGATCTCCGTTCGGTGCATCAATTCCGGAACATACGAAGCCGACGTTCACGCTGACTGGAGCCGTTGATAACACCTGTGTTAGAGAAGATGGCCGAAACTTGGTGAAGGATTGGTTATTAAGCAAGGCTGGGTCGTCAGCGGCTTACGTTTGGAACACGGCCGAGTTGATGGACGCTGAGGTAGATGATTTGGACTACCTCTTGGGACTGTTCGCTGATAACCACATGTCATTCGAACGGGTACGGGATACGAGTGAAGAAGGAGAACCATCATTGGCAGATATGACTGAAAAGGCAATTAGGGTACTGAAGCGAAAGCATTCGGAGGGATTTGTGTTGATGGTTGAAGGTGGAAGAATCGATCATGGCCATCATCAGAACCATGCGCATTTGGCGCTGCGTGAGGTGGTCGAACTGGATCGCGCTGTTGAACGGGCATTGGGGATGGTTAACTTGGATGACACCCTTATTATGATCACAGCTGACCATTCGCACTCGATGACGTTCAACGGGTATCCAGATAGGGGTAATGACATTTTAG GGTTTGCGAGCCGTCCGGACAAGGAGCCGTACGAAACGATATCGTACGCGAACGGACCGGGGTTTAAAACACATCGCGTCAACGGTACCTCAGACCAGCTGTCTAACTTAGGCACTTGGATTCCAGTGGAAACTATGGATCGATCTGCTGTGAATTACCATCATCTATCAGGGTTTTACCTAAGTGATGAAACGCATGGAGGGGAGGATGTAGCCGTATTTGCGACCGGCCCCGGATCAAGCCTTGTTAGGGGAACTTTCGAGCAGAACTACATTGCCTATGTGATGAGTTACGCAGGCTGCATGGGACCGGCCAAGCGATTAAACGAAGAGTGTTTACAAAAGGAGCGGCCCTCATTGGGTGGTGCTAGATCCATCAGTAGTGTTTCTCCAAAATTATTCATTTGTATTatgttttcattgtttttaaaACTGTTTTGA